GGAATATCTACACTTCCCTGTAGCCGACCTACCAGAAACCCCCTTGTATGATTACTTTGAAACCATATCGCAGAAGATTGACGAAGTAGAAGCTGGTGGAGGGCGGACGCTCATTCACTGTGCGGCAGGTGTAAGCCGGGCTCCTACACTCTGCCTGGCTTATTTAATGAGGTATCATGGCCTTACCCTGCTGGCTGCACATGCTCACTTAAGAAAACAACGGCCTATTATAAACCCTAACATTGGCTTCTGGAAACAGCTAATCGCCTATGAACTGTacttatttgg
This region of Eleutherodactylus coqui strain aEleCoq1 chromosome 5, aEleCoq1.hap1, whole genome shotgun sequence genomic DNA includes:
- the DUSP18 gene encoding dual specificity protein phosphatase 18, with protein sequence MSISQLSQVTDGLFVSNAAAAMMPVLLRSRHITRVINVSLGHNTRVIPDVEYLHFPVADLPETPLYDYFETISQKIDEVEAGGGRTLIHCAAGVSRAPTLCLAYLMRYHGLTLLAAHAHLRKQRPIINPNIGFWKQLIAYELYLFGKNTVSIIDSCIGPISSVLE